A single Euzebyales bacterium DNA region contains:
- a CDS encoding GntR family transcriptional regulator, with amino-acid sequence MSLDERTSRPLYRQVADELRVQIQERQLAPGRQLPTEARLMDRYGVSRNTIRLALGVLRTEGLVVTGQGRGSFVADVAVRRRPRGSAALQRHIARGDGDPLDSDLSEATDGARVEVSVSTRPAPPFIADRLGLEAGDSVVIRHRLRFRDAGPDLSSESFLPADLVADSPLGMPGPLRAGVVGLLADLGHPIRRIADEIGVRMPSPAEAQELQIATGVPVLTVQRTAFDRGDAPVLTVSALLPGDRHVLRYDAAISTVDEQPVDGG; translated from the coding sequence ATGTCACTGGACGAGCGGACCAGCCGGCCCCTGTACCGGCAGGTCGCCGACGAGTTGCGCGTGCAGATCCAGGAGCGGCAGCTGGCACCGGGGCGCCAGCTGCCGACGGAGGCCAGGCTGATGGATCGCTACGGCGTGTCGCGCAACACGATCCGGCTGGCGCTCGGGGTGCTGCGGACCGAGGGCCTGGTCGTGACCGGTCAGGGACGCGGGTCGTTCGTGGCCGACGTGGCCGTCCGACGACGTCCGCGTGGCTCCGCCGCACTGCAGCGGCACATCGCGCGTGGCGACGGCGACCCCCTCGACAGCGACCTGAGCGAGGCGACCGACGGTGCTCGGGTCGAGGTCAGCGTGTCGACGCGGCCGGCCCCGCCCTTCATCGCTGACCGCCTCGGCCTCGAGGCAGGTGACAGTGTCGTCATCCGTCACCGCCTGCGGTTCCGCGACGCCGGTCCGGACCTGAGCAGCGAGAGCTTCCTGCCGGCCGATCTCGTAGCCGACAGCCCGTTGGGCATGCCCGGGCCACTGCGGGCCGGCGTCGTCGGCCTGCTCGCCGACCTCGGGCACCCGATCCGGCGGATTGCCGACGAGATCGGTGTGCGGATGCCCTCGCCCGCCGAGGCGCAGGAGCTGCAGATCGCAACCGGGGTGCCGGTGCTGACGGTGCAGCGGACCGCGTTCGACCGCGGGGACGCGCCGGTGCTGACCGTGAGTGCCCTGCTGCCCGGCGACCGCCACGTCCTGCGTTACGACGCCGCGATCTCCACCGTCGACGAGCAGCCCGTCGACGGTGGCTGA
- the mce gene encoding methylmalonyl-CoA epimerase: protein MPLERIDHVGYAVEDLEDAIAYHRDLYGLTVVHRERMESDGVAEALLAIGESYIQLLEPLSDASPVARFMERNGGPGIHHVGYGVRDVARTLDELHGHGIRLVDDHPRRGSRGCTIAFVHPASAMGVLVELVEDPTLR from the coding sequence ATGCCACTGGAGCGGATCGACCACGTTGGCTACGCCGTCGAGGACCTCGAGGACGCGATCGCGTACCACCGCGATCTGTATGGGCTCACCGTCGTCCACCGTGAGCGCATGGAGTCCGACGGGGTCGCCGAGGCATTGCTGGCGATCGGCGAGAGCTACATCCAGCTGCTCGAGCCGCTGTCCGACGCGTCGCCCGTGGCACGGTTCATGGAGCGCAACGGCGGTCCCGGCATCCACCACGTCGGCTACGGCGTCCGCGACGTGGCGCGGACGCTCGACGAGCTGCACGGACACGGGATCCGCCTCGTCGACGACCATCCGCGACGTGGCTCGCGTGGATGCACCATCGCCTTCGTACACCCCGCGTCGGCAATGGGCGTACTGGTCGAACTGGTCGAGGATCCCACGCTGCGGTGA